One stretch of Chryseobacterium fluminis DNA includes these proteins:
- a CDS encoding helix-turn-helix domain-containing protein, producing the protein MKHQSKKGILFRSEDIRILMQEESCPENRSHMIEGNSGFNLLFFLSSNIHLNAHDCGTQLSFKKNQYILHYSPEENNADLRTENKESLEYLHIQLDYQYIFNLINPESHKENAGILESMIKNNYIFLHKGTPPDMTVEMHMILREIIGYSKKGVMQKLFIEAKVIQLLMLIFEQFDQKNIIEEAPQAPAVIKKFIDENYHKNIRAEEIGKLMGFNQNKIRKDFKACYHMTVTDYISELRMLKAKKLITDKKMMIKEIAIECGYEYVQNFTRAFKKKYGVSPEKLRTE; encoded by the coding sequence ATGAAGCATCAAAGTAAAAAAGGAATATTGTTCAGGTCTGAAGATATCAGAATTCTGATGCAGGAAGAGTCCTGTCCGGAAAACAGATCCCATATGATTGAGGGTAACTCGGGTTTTAATCTGCTTTTTTTTCTCAGCTCCAATATACATCTGAATGCCCACGACTGCGGAACTCAACTGTCGTTTAAAAAAAACCAGTATATTCTCCACTACTCTCCGGAAGAAAATAATGCGGACTTGCGGACGGAAAATAAGGAGTCTTTAGAATATCTCCACATACAACTTGATTATCAGTATATTTTTAATCTTATCAATCCCGAATCTCATAAGGAAAATGCCGGTATTCTGGAAAGTATGATTAAAAACAATTATATTTTTCTCCACAAAGGAACCCCACCCGACATGACCGTGGAAATGCATATGATTCTGAGAGAAATCATCGGTTATTCTAAGAAAGGGGTTATGCAGAAATTATTTATCGAAGCCAAAGTGATCCAACTTCTCATGCTTATTTTTGAACAGTTTGATCAAAAAAATATAATCGAAGAAGCTCCGCAAGCACCTGCTGTTATTAAGAAATTTATTGACGAAAATTATCATAAGAATATCAGGGCTGAAGAAATAGGGAAGCTCATGGGTTTCAATCAAAATAAAATCAGAAAAGATTTTAAAGCCTGCTATCATATGACGGTAACGGATTATATTTCTGAACTGAGAATGCTAAAGGCGAAAAAACTGATCACCGATAAGAAGATGATGATCAAAGAAATTGCTATTGAATGCGGATATGAATACGTCCAGAATTTTACCCGGGCTTTTAAGAAAAAATACGGCGTATCTCCTGAAAAGTTAAGAACCGAATAA
- a CDS encoding T9SS type A sorting domain-containing protein, with product MFGHLEFGMRKIGAGLGLVALMGSLAPAQQWENVGSVGTATAGDTIYNNFAVNTAGKYDLSKNTCNNTDPGTNPGDLGCATFTYRGQSVSYATVRGNDGKIWLQQNLGSSQVATSVTDVDSYGDLFQWGRWDDGHQLRNSATSSVPSLNSPDGLAGSNSFMIGSGTGSWWSTNATSDAWTAKDDSAVTASIGADPCKAVGQDWKMPSQADWTLLVGSETIINPASAYASTLKMPASGYRSNTTGGFTFVGQRGYYWSADTASTGGKYLYIGSTNANPSSGAPRGQGAAVRCIKETTSLNTSDIRLNTIGIYPNPTHGILNVEADSKIENVNIFSIGGQKMKSKVSDNQVDLQELPKGIYIIELTLKNGQKLSDKIIKN from the coding sequence ATGTTCGGACATTTAGAGTTTGGAATGCGAAAAATTGGTGCAGGATTAGGATTGGTAGCCCTTATGGGGAGTTTGGCGCCTGCTCAGCAATGGGAAAATGTTGGAAGCGTAGGGACGGCTACAGCAGGAGATACCATCTACAATAATTTTGCAGTCAACACAGCAGGAAAATATGATCTTTCCAAGAATACATGTAATAATACTGATCCGGGAACTAATCCGGGAGACCTTGGATGTGCTACATTCACCTACAGAGGGCAATCGGTTTCCTATGCTACGGTGAGGGGAAACGACGGAAAAATCTGGTTACAGCAAAATTTAGGAAGCTCGCAAGTGGCGACCTCTGTGACCGATGTTGATTCTTATGGAGATTTATTCCAATGGGGAAGATGGGACGATGGACATCAGCTGAGAAATTCGGCTACCTCATCAGTTCCTTCTCTAAACTCACCGGATGGTTTGGCAGGAAGCAATTCATTTATGATTGGATCGGGAACAGGTTCCTGGTGGTCTACCAACGCCACGAGCGATGCATGGACTGCAAAAGATGATTCTGCAGTGACAGCGTCTATTGGGGCAGATCCCTGTAAAGCCGTTGGGCAGGACTGGAAGATGCCGTCTCAGGCAGACTGGACATTATTGGTAGGCTCCGAAACCATTATAAATCCTGCATCGGCCTATGCAAGTACATTGAAAATGCCGGCGTCAGGATATCGGAGCAATACTACAGGTGGATTTACATTCGTAGGTCAGAGAGGGTATTACTGGAGTGCCGATACGGCAAGTACAGGAGGAAAATATTTATACATCGGAAGTACAAATGCCAACCCTTCATCCGGAGCGCCCAGAGGCCAGGGTGCAGCAGTAAGATGTATAAAGGAAACTACGTCACTAAACACTTCTGATATCAGATTAAATACCATCGGAATCTATCCTAACCCTACCCATGGAATTCTGAACGTTGAAGCAGATTCGAAAATTGAAAATGTAAATATTTTCAGTATTGGAGGTCAGAAAATGAAGAGCAAAGTTTCTGATAACCAAGTTGATCTGCAGGAACTTCCCAAAGGAATATACATTATCGAATTAACATTAAAGAATGGGCAGAAACTCTCTGATAAAATCATTAAAAATTAA
- a CDS encoding DUF5687 family protein: MFLKFLRLEFKSFFRGSSLGINLAMKILRFIGILYFMGCLVAGAFIAFYYIQEEMHENALKIISKFLIAAWAVDLILKYMWQEMPTQNIKPFLTLNIPKKTLVNYMLSKTFLSAFSWLNSLFFITFSGIALFNGYDTLGVLAWFIGVSLLFYLNNFINILFNDKETVAVIVGCIFAAVAGLTYYNMVPVLEYSEKFFFGFYERPYFALISVVLFAGLWQICFTHIRKVFYLDQGLEAKKTVGKTENIAFLNKYGAIGTFINNDIKMLKRNKVTKGILLGSVLFLFYGMLMFSSPIYKTPAMTMFMGLFVTGGFQFLFGQRVPAFDSSYYPLMMTLNVPYKEYLKAKWWLMNMVTAASMVLAVCYAYFGWEMYVTFFAAGIYNIGVNSQFTLWSGAFNKMQIDLNSKEKRFGQKNSFNLKSLLLLIPKMLLPMAVFGIVQHFFGITAGVISVAIMGLIGFLLREKIFDIIVKHYKVEKYTTLEAFKNKD; the protein is encoded by the coding sequence ATGTTTTTAAAATTCCTGAGATTAGAGTTTAAAAGTTTTTTTCGGGGTTCTTCTTTGGGAATCAATCTGGCGATGAAGATCCTCCGGTTTATCGGAATTCTTTATTTTATGGGATGTTTGGTGGCAGGTGCGTTTATTGCCTTTTATTACATCCAGGAGGAAATGCACGAAAACGCTTTAAAAATCATTTCTAAATTTTTAATAGCGGCCTGGGCAGTCGATCTCATTTTAAAATACATGTGGCAGGAAATGCCCACTCAGAATATCAAACCCTTTCTTACTTTAAATATTCCTAAGAAAACACTGGTGAACTATATGTTGAGCAAGACTTTCCTGTCTGCTTTCAGTTGGCTGAATTCTCTGTTTTTTATTACCTTTTCCGGGATCGCTTTATTTAACGGATATGATACTTTAGGTGTTCTGGCGTGGTTTATCGGGGTGTCTTTATTGTTTTACCTTAATAATTTTATTAATATCCTTTTCAACGATAAAGAAACAGTAGCCGTTATTGTCGGATGTATTTTCGCAGCGGTTGCGGGGCTTACTTATTATAATATGGTGCCCGTACTGGAATATTCAGAAAAGTTTTTCTTCGGTTTTTATGAAAGACCTTATTTCGCCTTAATCTCTGTGGTACTGTTTGCAGGTTTATGGCAGATCTGTTTTACACACATCCGAAAGGTATTTTATCTTGATCAGGGTTTAGAAGCTAAGAAAACGGTTGGCAAAACTGAAAATATTGCTTTCCTGAACAAATATGGCGCTATTGGAACTTTTATCAATAACGATATCAAAATGCTGAAACGGAATAAAGTAACCAAAGGAATCTTATTGGGCAGTGTTCTGTTTCTGTTTTATGGAATGCTGATGTTTTCGTCTCCGATATATAAAACGCCGGCAATGACTATGTTTATGGGACTTTTTGTAACGGGAGGCTTTCAGTTTCTTTTCGGACAAAGGGTTCCGGCATTCGACAGTTCCTATTATCCTTTGATGATGACACTGAACGTTCCTTACAAAGAATACTTAAAAGCAAAATGGTGGCTGATGAACATGGTAACGGCGGCATCTATGGTATTGGCTGTTTGCTATGCTTATTTTGGCTGGGAAATGTATGTGACTTTCTTTGCGGCAGGAATTTATAATATCGGTGTAAATTCCCAATTTACCCTCTGGTCCGGAGCATTTAATAAAATGCAGATCGATCTGAATTCCAAGGAAAAAAGATTCGGACAGAAAAACAGTTTTAATCTGAAATCTTTACTGCTCCTGATCCCTAAAATGTTATTACCGATGGCTGTTTTCGGTATTGTACAGCATTTCTTCGGAATCACTGCCGGGGTGATAAGTGTAGCGATCATGGGACTCATCGGTTTTTTGTTACGGGAAAAAATCTTCGATATCATCGTAAAGCATTATAAGGTAGAAAAATATACGACACTGGAAGCATTTAAAAACAAAGACTAA
- a CDS encoding ABC transporter ATP-binding protein, with protein sequence MITINNLSKTYGTATVLNIENLEIPNGETFGLVGNNGAGKTTLFSLMLDLIQPTTGSVSIEGIKVNESEAWKKKVSAFVDDTFLIGYLTPEEYFYFIGELRGQNKASVDEFLKQFHDLFNGEILNSGKYVRDLSKGNQKKVGIVGAIIGNPEIIILDEPFANLDPSTQIKLKNLIKELSKHDGVTFLISSHDLSHTTEVCNRIVVVNKGVLVKDIQTNPETLKDLEQYFADQVSKPAEMV encoded by the coding sequence ATGATCACAATAAACAATTTATCAAAAACATACGGAACAGCTACTGTTCTCAATATTGAAAATCTTGAAATTCCGAACGGAGAAACCTTCGGACTCGTAGGAAATAACGGTGCCGGAAAAACAACGCTTTTTAGTCTGATGCTGGATCTGATTCAGCCGACAACAGGTTCTGTAAGTATTGAAGGAATAAAAGTAAATGAATCTGAAGCCTGGAAAAAGAAAGTATCAGCCTTTGTAGACGATACTTTTTTGATAGGATATCTTACGCCGGAAGAATATTTTTATTTTATCGGAGAGCTCAGAGGGCAGAATAAAGCTTCTGTGGATGAATTTTTAAAACAGTTTCACGATCTTTTTAACGGAGAGATTTTAAATTCAGGAAAATACGTCAGAGATCTTTCAAAAGGAAATCAGAAGAAAGTGGGTATCGTAGGCGCAATTATCGGAAATCCTGAAATTATTATTCTGGATGAGCCTTTTGCCAATCTTGATCCCTCCACCCAGATCAAACTGAAAAACTTAATCAAAGAACTGTCAAAACATGATGGGGTAACTTTCCTGATCTCCAGCCATGACCTTTCACATACGACAGAAGTATGTAACCGTATTGTAGTGGTGAATAAGGGAGTGCTTGTGAAAGATATCCAGACCAATCCTGAAACGCTGAAAGATCTGGAACAGTATTTTGCCGATCAGGTTTCCAAACCTGCAGAGATGGTTTAA
- a CDS encoding bacteriocin-like protein — MKNLKKITRQNLKEVLGGHTCPGNLIHLTWNGYHACCITPPPAGNPCNGTSCLIPVDMCDGGIG; from the coding sequence ATGAAAAATCTAAAGAAAATCACCAGACAAAATCTAAAGGAGGTATTGGGCGGCCATACCTGTCCCGGAAACCTTATCCACCTTACCTGGAACGGTTATCACGCCTGCTGCATTACTCCTCCGCCAGCCGGAAACCCATGCAACGGAACCTCATGCCTGATCCCTGTTGATATGTGTGACGGAGGTATTGGCTGA
- the fumC gene encoding class II fumarate hydratase, translating to MNYRIEKDTMGEVQVPADKFWGAQTERSRNNFKIGPEGSMPHEIIEAFAYLKKAAAFANSDLGVLPAEKRDMIAKVCEEILEGKLNDQFPLVIWQTGSGTQSNMNVNEVVSNRAHVNNGGTLGDKSEVHPNDDVNKSQSSNDTYPTAMHIAAYKKVAETTIPAVEKLRDTLHEKSEAFKDIVKIGRTHLMDATPLTLGQEFSGYVAQLNYGIKALKNTLPHLSELALGGTAVGTGLNTPKGYDVKVAEYIAEFTHLPFVTAENKFEALAAHDAIVETHGALKQLAVSLYKIAQDIRLLASGPRSGIGEIHIPENEPGSSIMPGKVNPTQNEAMTMVCAQVLGNDTTISFAGTQGNYELNVFKPVMAYNFLQSAQLIADACISFNDHCAVGIEPNHERIKELVDKSLMLVTALNTHIGYENAAKIAKTTHKNGTTLKEEAVNLGLLTAEQFDEWVRPEDMVGSLK from the coding sequence ATGAATTACAGAATAGAAAAAGACACCATGGGTGAAGTGCAGGTGCCTGCGGACAAGTTTTGGGGCGCACAGACAGAACGTTCCAGAAATAATTTCAAAATAGGCCCGGAAGGTTCGATGCCACACGAAATTATAGAAGCTTTTGCGTATTTAAAAAAGGCTGCAGCCTTTGCCAATTCTGATTTGGGAGTTCTGCCTGCAGAAAAAAGAGATATGATCGCCAAAGTATGTGAAGAAATTCTGGAGGGAAAGCTCAATGACCAGTTTCCTTTGGTAATCTGGCAGACCGGTTCGGGAACACAGTCTAATATGAATGTAAATGAAGTGGTTTCCAACAGGGCACATGTAAACAATGGCGGAACTTTAGGAGACAAATCTGAAGTACATCCCAATGATGATGTCAACAAATCTCAGTCTTCCAATGATACTTATCCGACAGCAATGCACATTGCAGCTTACAAGAAGGTAGCAGAAACCACGATTCCCGCTGTTGAAAAGCTGAGAGATACCTTACATGAAAAATCGGAAGCTTTTAAAGATATCGTTAAAATCGGGAGAACCCACCTTATGGATGCTACTCCATTGACATTAGGACAGGAATTTTCAGGGTATGTTGCCCAGCTGAATTATGGAATTAAGGCACTAAAAAATACGCTGCCCCATCTTTCTGAACTTGCTCTCGGGGGAACAGCGGTGGGAACCGGTCTTAATACTCCCAAGGGATACGATGTGAAAGTGGCAGAGTATATTGCAGAATTCACCCATCTTCCCTTCGTCACTGCAGAAAATAAATTTGAGGCATTAGCTGCTCATGATGCGATCGTGGAAACTCACGGAGCGTTAAAACAACTGGCCGTTTCTTTATATAAAATCGCTCAGGATATCAGATTACTGGCTTCAGGCCCCCGTTCGGGAATCGGAGAGATTCATATTCCCGAAAATGAGCCCGGTTCATCCATCATGCCGGGAAAAGTAAATCCTACACAAAATGAAGCGATGACCATGGTGTGTGCTCAGGTTTTAGGAAATGACACCACTATTTCGTTTGCCGGAACCCAGGGAAATTACGAACTGAATGTCTTCAAACCTGTGATGGCCTACAATTTCCTGCAGTCTGCCCAGCTGATTGCTGATGCCTGTATTTCATTTAACGATCACTGTGCCGTTGGAATAGAGCCTAATCACGAGAGAATTAAAGAACTGGTTGATAAATCCCTGATGCTTGTCACAGCGCTGAATACCCATATCGGATACGAAAATGCAGCAAAGATTGCAAAAACCACCCACAAAAACGGAACTACCTTAAAAGAAGAGGCTGTAAACCTGGGTCTTTTAACCGCCGAGCAGTTTGATGAATGGGTAAGACCTGAGGATATGGTCGGAAGTCTGAAATAA
- a CDS encoding alpha-amylase family glycosyl hydrolase: MKKFYSGVLLLMITLVFGQISYTITPNPFNETDQITLTVPGSQIDESAWGVVNHAVYIWTWSFDTNYQNSQDCPTNGSWNSSNEANRLTYNLGTDTYSLTFTPASFYARTGIGRFGFLLKDKTGAHQTSPDIFVNVGVLALTMTSPAANSLTSVIAGNSIAVTATTNVNALFQLKANGVVVHSTTTPSASYSYNYTVTEDANMELIASQGATSKSSSFILQVPRNVVSESVPSWIKQGINYDPADQTKVGLALYAPSKNFVHVIGSFNNWTVNDTYLMKRDTSNPDLYWIELSGITPQQLYTFQYRTNDLKKVADPYSPQILSSYDDQWISPTTYPNLPQFPPGQGFEVSMFKTGQTPYNWQVTNFQRPPKNDLVVYELLLRDFTQEKNWQSLINKISYLKGLNINAVELLPIMEFEGNLSWGYNTSFHYALDKAYGTPEKFKEFVDLCHQNGIAVILDVAFNHATGRSPLVRLWNVDPDGGGYGEVAANNPYFNTVPKHSYNVFNDFNHSSSSTKYYVERCLQQWLTEYKIDGFRWDLTKGFTQNCSENDEACTNAYQQDRVDVLKYYADRQWAADPNSYMIFEHLGTDQEEQEWANYRIAEGKGVMLWNKQTDPYNQNTMGYKENSNYDRMNHALHGFTNMHAVGYGESHDEERLMFKNLEYGAINGSYSVKDLNTALTRMKTFGATFFTIPGPKMIWQFGELGYDFSINRCADGSINNGCRTDEKPVAFTLGYDTNANRKTVYDTWAQIINLRNTNPVFKSKTYTVESNNLANDPNGLITRIYIYDNTVNGVKNIVVLANYNTTSQSVVPYFPYTGQWKNLMDNTISDVTSTTAPVTLQPGEFRIFGNNSSTLSTIDENAGNKLSLQIVDNPVKNGVAKLKYNKVKNGEVTIYDMSGKKLDSFKLIRENGIDEVKINYPAGVYLVYLKSDTGIAIQKMMVK, encoded by the coding sequence ATGAAGAAATTTTATTCCGGTGTTTTATTGCTGATGATTACGCTGGTCTTTGGACAGATCAGCTATACAATAACACCAAATCCGTTCAACGAAACGGACCAAATCACGCTTACGGTGCCCGGTAGTCAAATCGATGAATCGGCCTGGGGAGTTGTGAATCATGCAGTCTACATCTGGACGTGGTCGTTCGATACCAATTATCAGAACAGCCAGGACTGCCCTACAAACGGCAGCTGGAACAGCTCAAACGAGGCTAACAGGCTTACGTATAATTTAGGGACCGATACTTATTCATTAACGTTTACACCTGCTTCGTTTTACGCAAGAACGGGAATCGGAAGATTCGGCTTTTTATTAAAGGATAAAACAGGCGCGCATCAGACCTCTCCGGATATTTTTGTCAACGTAGGAGTGCTTGCTCTGACTATGACCAGTCCCGCAGCCAATAGCCTGACTTCAGTGATCGCAGGAAATTCAATTGCAGTCACTGCAACCACCAATGTAAATGCTCTTTTTCAGCTTAAGGCCAATGGAGTGGTAGTGCATTCGACCACAACACCTTCTGCTTCATATTCCTATAATTATACCGTTACAGAAGATGCGAATATGGAATTAATTGCGAGCCAAGGTGCGACATCCAAGAGTTCCTCATTTATCCTGCAGGTTCCGAGAAACGTCGTTTCAGAATCTGTTCCCAGCTGGATCAAACAGGGCATAAACTATGATCCGGCAGATCAGACAAAAGTTGGGCTGGCGCTGTATGCCCCATCTAAAAATTTCGTTCATGTCATCGGAAGTTTTAATAACTGGACAGTAAATGACACATATTTGATGAAAAGAGATACCTCGAATCCGGATTTATACTGGATCGAACTGTCGGGAATAACTCCACAGCAGCTATATACTTTCCAGTATAGAACCAACGATCTGAAAAAAGTGGCAGATCCTTATTCTCCACAGATTTTATCCTCGTATGATGACCAGTGGATCTCACCAACTACTTATCCGAACCTTCCTCAGTTTCCTCCGGGACAGGGTTTTGAAGTTTCGATGTTTAAAACAGGACAGACTCCGTATAACTGGCAGGTGACCAACTTCCAACGGCCTCCGAAGAATGACCTGGTGGTGTATGAGTTATTGCTCAGGGATTTCACTCAGGAAAAAAACTGGCAGTCCCTTATTAATAAGATCTCTTATTTAAAAGGACTCAACATTAATGCTGTTGAGCTGCTTCCCATTATGGAATTTGAAGGGAATCTTTCATGGGGCTATAATACCTCTTTCCATTATGCCTTAGATAAGGCTTACGGAACCCCGGAAAAATTTAAGGAGTTTGTCGATCTCTGCCACCAGAATGGTATTGCCGTGATCCTGGATGTGGCTTTTAATCATGCGACAGGAAGATCTCCGCTGGTAAGACTGTGGAATGTAGATCCCGATGGTGGCGGGTACGGAGAGGTAGCTGCCAATAATCCATATTTTAATACCGTTCCGAAACATTCCTATAATGTTTTCAATGATTTTAATCACTCAAGCAGCTCAACTAAATATTACGTTGAAAGATGCCTGCAGCAGTGGCTGACGGAGTATAAGATTGATGGTTTCCGTTGGGATTTAACCAAAGGCTTTACACAAAACTGTTCTGAAAATGATGAAGCCTGTACCAATGCCTATCAACAGGACAGGGTGGATGTGTTAAAATATTATGCAGACAGGCAATGGGCTGCTGATCCCAATTCTTATATGATTTTTGAGCATCTGGGAACAGATCAGGAAGAGCAGGAATGGGCAAATTACAGAATTGCAGAAGGAAAAGGAGTGATGTTATGGAACAAGCAGACCGATCCTTATAACCAAAATACGATGGGTTACAAAGAGAACAGCAATTACGATAGGATGAATCATGCGCTTCACGGCTTTACCAATATGCATGCTGTCGGTTACGGAGAGAGTCATGATGAGGAAAGGCTGATGTTTAAAAACCTTGAATATGGAGCAATAAACGGGTCTTATAGTGTAAAAGATCTTAATACGGCACTTACCAGAATGAAAACTTTCGGAGCAACGTTCTTTACCATTCCGGGACCAAAAATGATCTGGCAGTTTGGAGAATTGGGGTACGATTTCAGCATCAACAGATGTGCAGATGGATCCATAAATAACGGTTGCAGAACAGATGAAAAGCCTGTGGCTTTCACATTAGGATACGATACGAATGCCAACAGAAAAACGGTATATGATACCTGGGCACAAATTATTAACCTCAGAAATACCAATCCGGTATTCAAATCTAAAACCTATACGGTAGAGTCTAATAACCTCGCAAATGACCCGAATGGTCTTATCACAAGAATTTATATATACGATAATACGGTAAACGGTGTTAAAAATATCGTGGTGCTGGCCAATTATAATACCACCTCACAAAGTGTAGTCCCTTATTTTCCGTACACGGGACAGTGGAAGAATTTAATGGATAATACAATTTCAGATGTCACTTCCACGACAGCTCCCGTCACACTTCAGCCCGGGGAATTCAGAATTTTCGGTAACAATTCATCCACTTTATCCACAATAGATGAAAATGCAGGGAATAAGTTGTCTCTTCAGATTGTGGATAACCCGGTAAAAAACGGAGTGGCCAAGCTAAAGTACAATAAGGTGAAGAATGGAGAGGTTACTATATATGATATGAGCGGAAAAAAATTAGATTCGTTTAAACTTATCAGAGAGAATGGGATTGATGAAGTGAAAATAAATTATCCGGCAGGAGTGTATTTGGTTTATTTAAAATCAGATACGGGAATTGCTATTCAGAAAATGATGGTAAAATAG